A region from the Vicia villosa cultivar HV-30 ecotype Madison, WI linkage group LG3, Vvil1.0, whole genome shotgun sequence genome encodes:
- the LOC131661747 gene encoding uncharacterized protein At5g50100, chloroplastic yields MAFRIAATSASRIVKPYNPPSPLFSAPFRNLTLKFHLPHTNAFPLLPIRKPASQCYIRAISEKTVDSSISKKEEEEEQLPQDWKIKMLYDGDCPLCMREVNMLRERNKSYNTIKFVDISSDDYSPQENLGLDYETAMGRIHAILSDGTVVTDVEAFRRLYEQVGLGWVYAITKYEPIGKIADSVYGFWAKYRLQVTGRQPIEEILEARKKKGEVCKDNNACKM; encoded by the exons ATGGCTTTCAGAATCGCTGCAACTTCTGCATCCCGTATCGTAAAACCCTACAACCCACCATCACCACTCTTTTCAGCTCCATTCCGCAATCTCACTCTCAAATTCCATCTCCCACACACCAATGCCTTTCCACTCCTCCCTATTCGCAAACCTG CTTCTCAATGTTACATTCGAGCTATTAGTGAAAAAACTGTAGATTCCTCAATCTCTAAgaaagaagaggaggaagaacaGTTGCCTCAAGATTGGAAGATTAAAATGCTATATGATGGCGATTGTCCCCTATGCATGCGAGAG GTGAATATGCTACGAGAGAGGAACAAGAGTTACAACACCATCAAGTTTGTTGATATAAGCTCAGATGATTACTCTCCTCAGGAGAATCTCGGCCTCGACTATGAAACG GCTATGGGAAGAATTCATGCTATTCTATCCGATGGAACCGTTGTCACCGATGTTGAA GCCTTTAGAAGATTATATGAACAAGTTGGTCTTGGTTGGGTTTATGCCATTACAAAATATGAACCT ATTGGGAAAATTGCTGATTCCGTTTATGGATTTTGGGCTAAATATCGTCTTCAAGTTACAG GACGGCAGCCTATAGAAGAAATATTAGAAGCTAGAAAGAAGAAG GGTGAAGTGTGCAAAGATAACAATGCTTGCAAGATGTAA
- the LOC131658244 gene encoding uncharacterized protein LOC131658244, protein MFTAWLVANGKYEEARSLTYGQFVSKFVYDRRKRIWKPRKKGFTIGRLIWVPPTTGELFYLRMMLTIVKGPTTYEEIRKIGDNQYDTFRDVCFAMGFLEDDREYIGAIKEASEWGLGHFLRKLFVIMLLSGAVNRPAHVWKESWVLLADNVLHAQRQLAQNPELLLTEIELQNLTLIEIEKLLQANRRSLTDFKPIPYPDGTLLFYLSIVTVTSYFVASLSSIITDVYVINSLLDEQRGIYERIMESVQAQKGGMFFLHGYGGTGKTYMWRTLASKLRSKHDICLTVATSGIASLLLPGGRTAHSKFKIPVPTLDDSTCNVEYNDDVGELLRQTKLIIWDEAPMAHKHALEALDRALKDVFGGKVVVFGGDFRQILPVVPRGSRSDIVHSTINASYIWHSVQVLTLTQNMRLHSGPTEQDRREIADFSNWLLRIGEGKVSEPNYGVAEIEIPPELIITNFDDPIVGIVSSTYPDFIHNYKSNDYLKSRAILASTLEVVDEINDHLLALMPREMRDYYSCNSVDKSEIHYPTVVDIFAPEFLSSLRTSGLPNHHIKLKDGTPVMLMRNIDQSEGLCNGTRLIITKMATHVVEAKIMAGKGFGNLVYIPRMNMSPSQSPWPFKLNRRQFPIIVSYAMTINKSQGQSLDTVGLYLPRDVFTHGQIYVALSRVTTKQGIKILVHDDKGKFKGTTTNVVYKEDDNCSETGCIFIRLRRVVAPVILQLYCPSMKYVGCVNVKEYASRFYFLGVAKFDPPTGKQFKAKAATQSYTTYFAEALIAEAKADKDIIAIHTAMGGGTGMNLFHR, encoded by the exons ATGTTTACTGCTTGGCTGGTTGCAAATGGGAAATACGAAGAAGCCCGATCACTGACGTACGGCCAATTTGTATCAAAATTTGTTTATGATAGGAGAAAAAGAATATGGAAGCCTCGCAAAAAGGGGTTCACCATCGGTCGTTTGATATGGGTTCCACCAACCACTGGAGAACTGTTTTACCTGCGGATGATGTTAACGATAGTCAAGGGACCGACGACTTATGAGGAAATTCGGAAAATTGGTGACAACCAATATGATACATTTAGGGATGTATGCTTTGCAATGGGCTTTCTTGAAGACGATAGAGAATACATTGGAGCTATCAAAGAGGCGAGTGAATGGGGTTTAGGTCATTTTCTTCGCAAACTTTTCGTCATtatgcttttgtcaggtgctgtTAATCGCCCTGCTCATGTTTGGAAAGAATCATGGGTGCTATTAGCGGATAATGTGTTGCATGCCCAAAGACAACTGGCTCAAAATCCAG AGTTGCTATTGACGGAAATCGAATTACAGAATTTGACGTTAATAGAAATTGAAAAACTCCTTCAGGCAAACCGAAGGAGTCTTACAGATTTTAAGCCAATTCCATATCCGGATGG TACCTTACTTTTTTACCTTTCCATTGTCACTGTTACGTCTTATTTCGTGGCCTCCTTATCATCAATAATCACAGATGTTTATGTTATCAACTCTTTATTAGATGAACAGAGGGGTATCTATGAAAGAATTATGGAGTCTGTCCAGGCGCAAAAGGGTGGCATGTTCTTCTTACATGGTTACGGCGGCACTGGTAAAACCTACATGTGGAGGACACTTGCAAGCAAATTGAGGTCCAAACATGATATCTGTTTAACCGTTGCAACCAGTGGAATAGCTTCTCTTTTATTGCCTGGAGGTAGAACCGCTCATTCTAAGTTCAAGATACCTGTGCCAACATTGGATGATTCTACTTGCAACGTAGAATATAACGATGATGTTGGAGAGCTTCTTAGGCAAACAAAACTTATTATATGGGATGAAGCACCCATGGCACACAAGCATGCTTTAGAAGCACTTGACAGAGCTTTGAAGGATGTGTTTGGTGGCAAGGTGGTTGTATTTGGCGGTGATTTTAGACAGATTTTGCCTGTTGTTCCAAGAGGGAGTCGTTCTGACATCGTACACTCTACGATAAATGCTTCTTATATATGGCATTCAGTTCAGGTCTTAACGTTAACACAGAACATGCGGCTGCATTCTGGGCCAACTGAACAAGATAGAAGAGAGATTGCAGACTTTTCTAATTGGCTTCTGAGAATTGGTGAAGGCAAAGTTTCAGAACCAAACTACGGTGTTGCTGAAATTGAAATACCCCCTGAACTTATAATAACGAACTTTGACGATCCTATTGTTGGCATTGTCAGTAGTACATACCCTGATTTCATTCATAATTACAAATCTAACGATTACCTCAAAAGTCGAGCAATACTCGCTTCCACGTTAGAAGTTGTTGATGAGATAAACGATCACCTTCTTGCCTTGATGCCAA GAGAGATGCGCGATTACTATAGTTGTAATTCAGTTGATAAATCTGAAATTCATTATCCGACCGTAGTTGACATCTTTGCGCCTGAGTTTCTTAGTTCTCTACGAACATCTGGTTTGCCTAACCATCACATAAAGTTAAAGGATGGAACACCTGTTATGCTAATGCGAAACATTGATCAGTCAGAAGGTTTGTGTAACGGCACAAGGCTAATTATAACAAAGATGGCAACTCATGTCGTTGAAGCTAAAATAATGGCTGGAAAGGGTTTTGGAAATTTAGTTTACATTCCTCGGATGAATATGTCACCCTCACAATCCCCTTGGCCATTCAAACTAAATAGACGACAATTTCCAATAATAGTCTCATATGCAATGACTATTAACAAATCCCAGGGCCAGTCTTTGGATACGGTAGGACTTTACTTGCCAAGAGATGTATTCACCCATGGTCAAATATATGTCGCACTATCAAGGGTCACAACCAAACAAGGAATCAAAATATTGGTACATGATGATAAGGGCAAGTTCAAAGGAACCACTACAAACGTCGTTTACAAAGAG GATGATAATTGTTCTGAAACAGGGTGCATTTTCATCCGTCTTAGAAGAGTTGTTGCTCCCGTTATCCTACAACTTTACTGCCCCAGTATGAA ATATGTTGGCTGTGTGAATGTGAAAGA ATATGCGAGTCGGTTTTATTTTTTAGGAGTTGCCAAGTTTGATCCACCAACTGGAAAGCAATTCAAAGCCAAGGCTGCTACGCAGTCTTACACAACATACTTTGCAGAGGCTTTAATCGCAGAAGCTAAAGCTGACAAAGACATTATCGCAATCCATACTGCGATGGGAGGTGGAACTGGCATGAATCTCTTCCATCGCTGA
- the LOC131656010 gene encoding succinate dehydrogenase subunit 7B, mitochondrial-like, which yields MAFFLNKSTLASHFRSTSQKIEDPVSLSRRQFHVEPGTREKALLAEDAALKPFKSYKQSVKKLRKIGDVLTIVVVAGCCYEIYVKASTREEARKQ from the exons ATGGCATTCTTCCTGAACAAATCAACCCTAGCTTCTCATTTCCGATCCACCTCTCAG AAGATCGAAGATCCCGTTTCCCTCTCCCGCCGTCAGTTCCATGTTGAACCTGGGACTCGTGAAAAAGCC CTCTTGGCAGAAGATGCAGCTCTCAAGCCATTCAAATCATATAAGCAGAGTGTAAAAAAGCTCAGGAAAATCGGGGATGTTTTAACCATTGTTGTTGTCGCAG GATGCTGTTATGAAATATATGTCAAGGCTTCTACAAGAGAAGAGGCTCGCAAACAGTAG